A portion of the Sulfuriferula sp. AH1 genome contains these proteins:
- a CDS encoding RluA family pseudouridine synthase, producing MNDLRKESVTFIKVDESSEGQRIDNFLARHLKGVPKSHLYRILRSGEVRVNKGRAEASRKLVLGDEVRIPPIRVSEPAPKTATLPKGGIRLLDHVLYRDDAVIILNKPAGMAVHGGSGVSLGVIEQLRLELPECRFLELAHRLDRETSGALILACKRSALVKLHDIFRENRVNKRYLALVNGQWKAPTQHVKVALHKYLNADGERRVMVSADGKAAHTIFRLRESWPDYTLLEAELKSGRTHQIRVHLAHLGFPIAGDDKYGDFARNRELAKNGLKRMFLHAWRVEFRHPLTNEPLVIEVPLPKELQNFIDRLNHAKTV from the coding sequence ATGAATGATTTACGCAAAGAATCTGTCACTTTTATTAAAGTGGATGAGTCTTCGGAAGGGCAGCGGATCGATAATTTCCTGGCGCGCCATTTGAAAGGTGTACCCAAGAGTCATTTGTATCGCATACTTCGCAGCGGCGAAGTGCGCGTCAATAAAGGGCGGGCAGAGGCTTCGCGCAAACTGGTGCTGGGAGATGAAGTCCGGATTCCGCCGATCCGCGTGTCTGAGCCCGCACCCAAAACGGCCACTTTGCCAAAGGGTGGTATACGTTTGCTCGACCACGTGCTGTATCGTGACGATGCCGTTATCATATTGAACAAGCCGGCCGGAATGGCGGTGCATGGCGGCAGCGGGGTTAGCCTGGGTGTGATTGAGCAACTGCGGCTGGAATTGCCGGAATGTCGTTTTCTGGAATTGGCGCACCGGCTGGACCGAGAAACTTCGGGTGCATTGATTCTGGCGTGCAAGCGCAGTGCGCTGGTCAAGCTTCATGATATTTTTCGGGAAAATCGCGTGAACAAACGCTATCTGGCGCTGGTCAATGGTCAGTGGAAAGCGCCCACGCAACATGTCAAGGTCGCATTGCATAAGTATCTCAATGCAGACGGCGAACGCCGGGTCATGGTAAGTGCGGATGGGAAAGCTGCGCATACTATTTTCCGTTTGCGCGAATCCTGGCCCGATTATACATTGCTCGAAGCGGAATTAAAGAGCGGGCGTACTCATCAAATACGCGTGCATTTGGCGCATCTGGGTTTTCCGATCGCAGGTGATGATAAATACGGCGATTTTGCACGCAATCGGGAGTTGGCGAAAAATGGCCTGAAACGCATGTTTTTACATGCATGGCGTGTGGAATTCCGGCATCCGTTAACGAACGAGCCGTTAGTGATAGAAGTGCCATTGCCAAAAGAATTGCAAAATTTTATTGACAGATTGAATCATGCAAAAACAGTTTGA
- a CDS encoding HAD-IA family hydrolase yields MQKQFDLLIFDWDGTLMDSTGAIASSIRAACADLNLPVPSMEQANHIIGLGLTEAIAALLPALPAADYPQLVERYRHHFLGQDHLLPLFDGVAQTIPQLHHAGYWITVATGKSRRGLERALDQSRLRSYFHASRCADEVFSKPHPGMILELMDCCGVRPERTLMIGDTSHDLQMAQNAGVASVGVGYGAHCASTLQAFEPLYIAHDFAALAKWLSQHG; encoded by the coding sequence ATGCAAAAACAGTTTGACTTGCTGATCTTCGACTGGGACGGCACTCTGATGGATTCAACAGGTGCTATTGCCAGCTCGATTCGGGCGGCATGCGCCGACCTGAATTTGCCTGTACCCAGCATGGAGCAGGCCAACCATATTATTGGTCTGGGTCTGACTGAAGCGATTGCGGCGCTATTGCCGGCGTTGCCGGCTGCGGATTATCCGCAGCTGGTTGAGCGTTATCGGCATCATTTTTTGGGTCAGGATCATTTATTGCCGCTGTTCGATGGCGTAGCGCAAACCATCCCGCAATTACATCATGCCGGGTATTGGATTACGGTCGCGACCGGCAAAAGCCGCAGAGGACTGGAGCGAGCGCTGGATCAAAGCCGGTTGCGCTCGTATTTCCATGCTTCCCGTTGCGCCGATGAGGTTTTTTCCAAACCGCATCCGGGAATGATTCTGGAATTGATGGATTGCTGCGGTGTGCGCCCCGAGCGCACATTGATGATAGGCGATACCAGTCATGATCTGCAAATGGCGCAAAATGCCGGTGTGGCCAGTGTCGGTGTCGGATACGGCGCGCATTGCGCATCAACGTTGCAGGCATTTGAACCATTATACATCGCGCATGATTTCGCGGCCCTGGCAAAATGGTTAAGTCAGCATGGCTAG
- a CDS encoding S49 family peptidase — protein sequence MSEPEKSASWEREVLEKLALAALKEQRVARHWNIFFRILGFSFLFLIFFSVMGWIGNNAIEITGKHTALVELNGTIASGEVSANQIISGLQAAFKDKNTKGVILRINSPGGSPVQAGQIYDEIKRLRVKYPNIPLYVVVDDLCASGGYYVAAAADRIYVDKASLIGSIGVLMDGFGFTGTMDKLGVERRLLTAGTNKGFLDPFSPVNPQQENYAKVMLEEIHQQFIKAVRDGRGARLKETPDMFSGLIWSGEKAVSLGLADGFGSTEYVARDVIHAENVVDFTPQEGFADRFAKRFGVALGKNINPLAAMGMELH from the coding sequence ATGTCGGAACCGGAAAAATCTGCTAGTTGGGAACGCGAAGTGCTGGAAAAGCTTGCCCTGGCGGCGTTAAAAGAACAGCGTGTGGCGAGACATTGGAACATTTTCTTCAGGATCCTGGGTTTCAGTTTCCTATTTCTAATCTTTTTCAGCGTCATGGGCTGGATAGGGAATAACGCTATAGAGATAACCGGCAAGCATACCGCTCTGGTCGAATTGAATGGCACGATTGCGTCTGGAGAAGTCAGCGCAAATCAAATCATTAGCGGCTTGCAGGCGGCATTCAAGGATAAAAACACCAAAGGCGTTATTCTGCGTATCAACAGTCCGGGCGGCAGCCCGGTGCAGGCGGGGCAGATTTACGACGAAATCAAACGGTTACGTGTCAAATATCCAAATATCCCGTTATATGTTGTGGTTGATGATTTGTGCGCTTCCGGCGGTTATTATGTCGCCGCGGCGGCAGATCGCATCTATGTCGACAAGGCCAGTCTGATAGGTTCTATCGGCGTATTGATGGACGGTTTCGGGTTTACCGGCACGATGGACAAATTAGGAGTGGAGCGCCGTTTGCTAACGGCGGGTACCAATAAAGGCTTCCTCGATCCGTTCTCGCCGGTTAATCCGCAACAGGAAAATTACGCCAAAGTGATGCTGGAAGAGATCCATCAGCAATTCATCAAGGCGGTGCGAGACGGACGCGGTGCACGCCTGAAGGAAACCCCCGACATGTTTAGCGGTTTGATCTGGAGCGGCGAGAAAGCAGTGTCGCTGGGATTGGCTGATGGCTTCGGCAGCACAGAATACGTGGCGCGTGATGTGATCCATGCCGAAAATGTGGTGGATTTCACCCCGCAGGAAGGTTTTGCCGATCGTTTTGCCAAGCGTTTTGGCGTCGCCTTGGGCAAGAACATTAATCCTTTGGCCGCCATGGGGATGGAGTTGCATTGA
- a CDS encoding RNA polymerase sigma factor, translating to MANTIELARFLAEVERRAYRQAVFAVRDEQAALDIVQDSMLKLAEKYCGHPPAEYPMLFQRILQNTIRDYYRRQKVRNFWVTAISFFTSGRDDEDDEPMEYVQAADEKDSPANQLMSGKNLALIEAAIEKLPPRQREAFLLRYWEEMDIAETAVVMGCSEGSVKTHCSRAVHALAAALQDKGMTDE from the coding sequence GTGGCGAACACAATAGAGCTTGCGCGGTTTCTTGCTGAAGTTGAGCGCAGGGCTTATCGCCAGGCTGTATTCGCAGTGCGTGACGAGCAGGCGGCCCTCGATATCGTGCAGGATTCGATGCTCAAGCTGGCTGAAAAGTATTGCGGGCATCCGCCGGCAGAATATCCCATGTTGTTTCAGCGTATTTTGCAAAATACCATACGAGATTATTACCGGCGTCAGAAGGTGCGGAATTTCTGGGTAACGGCGATATCTTTTTTTACCTCGGGCCGGGATGACGAAGACGACGAGCCGATGGAATATGTGCAAGCGGCCGATGAAAAAGACAGCCCGGCTAATCAATTGATGAGCGGCAAGAATCTGGCATTGATCGAAGCCGCCATAGAAAAATTGCCGCCGCGTCAACGCGAAGCCTTCTTGCTGCGTTATTGGGAGGAGATGGATATCGCAGAGACGGCTGTGGTGATGGGTTGCTCGGAAGGCAGCGTCAAAACGCACTGCTCGCGTGCGGTGCATGCGCTGGCTGCTGCATTGCAGGATAAAGGAATGACCGATGAATAA
- a CDS encoding DUF3619 family protein encodes MNKDVYVKQVIAVLNSSLDSIGPDASRKLQSARERACSLAAQQSQSHQLRSAHSLAWSDWMRQHRTGLVGMLLVIVLCATAAIWQTSFSSDDDTAAIDTELLTGDLPVNAYLDGHLSKWVTNSTD; translated from the coding sequence ATGAATAAGGATGTTTACGTAAAACAAGTGATTGCTGTCTTAAATAGCAGTCTGGATTCGATAGGCCCGGATGCGTCGCGCAAGCTGCAATCCGCGCGCGAACGGGCATGTTCGCTTGCAGCGCAGCAGTCGCAATCACATCAACTCAGGTCGGCGCATAGTCTGGCCTGGAGCGATTGGATGCGCCAGCATCGTACCGGTTTGGTCGGCATGTTACTGGTGATAGTGCTGTGTGCGACAGCAGCGATATGGCAGACATCTTTTTCCAGTGATGACGATACCGCGGCTATCGATACCGAATTGTTGACAGGAGATTTGCCTGTAAATGCGTATCTGGATGGACATTTGAGCAAATGGGTCACCAACTCTACCGATTAA
- a CDS encoding DUF3106 domain-containing protein, producing the protein MLLLTCLFCLSEPAWSAGKTGSPEWSRLTPAQQNILAPVASKWSGMSELQRTRLLAIAAKYPQLKPEEQKRFQKRLIAWSSLTREQRELARRNYKKLKRLPPSKQQVVKQKWLEKHPVKPAEQPALAEQAPPLP; encoded by the coding sequence ATGCTATTGCTGACATGTTTGTTCTGTCTGTCTGAACCGGCCTGGTCAGCAGGCAAGACAGGTTCGCCTGAATGGAGCCGACTGACGCCGGCACAGCAAAATATACTTGCGCCCGTCGCTTCCAAATGGTCCGGCATGTCGGAATTGCAGCGGACCCGTCTGCTTGCTATTGCAGCAAAATATCCCCAGCTGAAACCGGAGGAGCAAAAGCGTTTCCAGAAGAGACTGATTGCCTGGAGCTCGCTGACGCGTGAACAACGTGAATTGGCAAGACGGAATTATAAAAAGTTAAAGCGGTTACCGCCCAGCAAGCAGCAAGTGGTCAAGCAGAAATGGCTGGAAAAACATCCTGTAAAGCCGGCGGAGCAGCCCGCACTGGCTGAGCAAGCCCCGCCTCTTCCTTGA
- a CDS encoding NifU family protein — MSTRKSIPIHRFSADEIAARDNEMGLNAGADDTRWYSEEELDELEERDPLLAARIAQRQARIDKLRPYIVNGETPPLTEAALIAVLEEARQILLRDGGDLELVAIQGTIVRVRLKGACVGCPNSMLDLKNVVEKIVRRTFPQVTEVQNTY; from the coding sequence ATGAGTACACGAAAATCCATTCCCATACATCGCTTTTCAGCCGACGAGATCGCTGCGCGGGATAATGAAATGGGTCTGAATGCGGGTGCAGACGATACCCGTTGGTACAGCGAGGAGGAACTGGATGAACTGGAAGAACGCGACCCGCTTCTTGCAGCACGCATCGCCCAACGTCAGGCGCGTATCGACAAACTGCGCCCGTATATAGTCAATGGCGAAACCCCGCCACTTACCGAAGCTGCATTAATTGCGGTACTGGAAGAAGCACGGCAGATACTGTTGCGTGACGGAGGCGATCTGGAGCTGGTCGCCATTCAGGGGACCATCGTGCGCGTCCGTCTGAAGGGCGCATGCGTTGGCTGTCCTAACTCGATGCTGGATCTAAAGAATGTCGTCGAAAAAATCGTTCGACGCACTTTTCCGCAGGTAACGGAAGTTCAGAACACCTACTAA
- the purL gene encoding phosphoribosylformylglycinamidine synthase — protein MSDLIKLPGGAALSQFRLDKLAVALPDYDCISTQFWHFAETSKTLNTAEQSTLDSLLTYGTPAAANTNGTLMLVVPRPGTISPWSSKATDIAHHCGLNHIIRIERGTVYYFVRRDGAAITATDLAAIAPHIHDRMTEIILGELDGAQALFRHLPPKSLTTVDILGGGNDALARANQDMGLALSGDEIDYLVANFTQIGRNPTDVELMMFAQANSEHCRHKIFNATWVIDGEMQPHTLFGMIRETHARHPAGTVVAYSDNSSVIEGANIARFYPDADGRYDYHQATTHILMKVETHNHPTAISPFPGAATGSGGEIRDEGATGIGSKPKAGLCGFSVSNLRINDYTQPWESYQNNANGYGKPERIASALQIMIDGPLGAAAFNNEFGRPNLAGYFRTFEEQCAGEMRGYHKPIMLAGGVGNIDAEHCFKHAFAPGTLLIQLGGPGMLIGLGGGAASSMDTGTNAENLDFDSVQRGNPEMQRRAQEVIDRCWQLGKDNPILSIHDVGAGGISNAFPELVDGAGRGATFQLRDVPLEESGMSPREIWSNESQERYVLAIAPASLESFRAMCERERCPFAVVGVATETAHLTVNDSLLPETPVDMDMSVLLGKPPRMTRNVTRTQPQLAVFDTRDITLAEAATRVLRLPSVASKSFLITIGDRTVGGYTARDQFVGPWQVPVADVAVTTMSYTGHCGEAFAVGERTPLALINAPASGRMAIGESLTNLAAARVAQIGDIKLSANWMAAAGFPGEDAALFDTVKAVGLELCPALGISIPVGKDSLSMRTTWQENGVDKAVTSPLSLIITAFAPTPDARQTLTPQLRTDQGETDLILIDLGCGRNRLGGSALAQVYKQIGNISPDVNSPRQLKAFFETIQTLNAAQKLLAYHDRSDGGLWAALCEMAFAGHCGITVDAGELCQDRFRVEVETEGADDEAPQIPNDQDYSARIFDVLFNEELGAVLQVKREYTADVMQAFFQAGLRSEFHVIGTLNSDDRIVVTRNDKPILDFDRTKLHAIWSETSYRIQRLRDNPACADSEFAQIQERDDPGLAVELSFDPEQSIVIGGNKPRIAILREQGVNGEVEMAAAFDRAGFDAVDVHMSDIISGRVSLGNFRGLAACGGFSYGDVLGAGEGWAKSILFNPRARHEFEAFFSRTDSFALGVCNGCQMMSNLKSIIPGAQHWPKFTRNQSEQFEARFVMVEVTDSPSILLGDMIGSKMPVVVAHGEGYANFSQTGDAGQVIGAMRFVDHHGRPTEAYPLNPNGSANGLTGVTSTDGRFTIMMPHPERVFRAVQHSWHPDSLQENGPWLRLFQNARRWVG, from the coding sequence ATGTCTGATTTAATCAAATTGCCCGGTGGCGCGGCTCTTTCGCAATTCCGTCTCGACAAACTCGCCGTTGCCTTACCTGATTATGATTGCATAAGCACCCAATTCTGGCATTTCGCAGAAACCAGCAAAACGTTAAATACTGCCGAACAAAGCACGCTCGACAGCTTGCTCACCTACGGCACCCCGGCTGCAGCCAACACCAATGGCACGCTGATGCTGGTCGTGCCCCGCCCCGGCACCATTTCACCCTGGTCGTCCAAGGCCACCGACATTGCCCATCACTGCGGCCTGAACCATATCATCCGCATAGAACGGGGCACTGTTTATTATTTCGTGCGCCGTGACGGCGCAGCAATAACGGCAACCGATCTGGCGGCGATTGCGCCGCATATTCACGACCGCATGACCGAAATCATACTGGGTGAGCTGGACGGCGCGCAGGCGCTGTTCCGTCATCTGCCACCAAAATCCCTAACCACTGTCGATATTCTTGGCGGCGGCAACGATGCGCTGGCCCGTGCCAATCAGGACATGGGATTGGCGTTATCCGGCGATGAAATCGATTATCTGGTGGCGAACTTCACCCAAATCGGGCGCAATCCGACTGATGTTGAATTGATGATGTTCGCACAGGCCAATTCCGAGCATTGCCGTCACAAAATCTTTAATGCGACCTGGGTCATTGATGGCGAGATGCAGCCCCACACCCTGTTCGGCATGATCCGCGAAACCCATGCCCGCCATCCGGCCGGCACCGTTGTCGCCTATTCGGACAATTCGTCGGTAATCGAAGGCGCAAACATCGCGCGTTTCTATCCTGATGCTGATGGCCGCTATGATTACCATCAGGCGACAACCCATATTTTGATGAAAGTCGAAACTCACAACCATCCTACCGCGATCTCACCATTCCCGGGTGCAGCCACCGGTTCCGGCGGCGAGATTCGCGACGAAGGCGCAACCGGTATCGGCTCCAAACCCAAAGCCGGATTGTGCGGATTTTCCGTATCCAATCTGCGCATCAACGATTACACCCAGCCATGGGAAAGCTATCAGAATAATGCCAACGGCTATGGCAAACCCGAGCGTATCGCTTCCGCGCTGCAAATCATGATAGACGGCCCGCTGGGTGCGGCCGCGTTCAACAATGAATTCGGCCGTCCTAATCTGGCCGGCTATTTCCGCACCTTCGAAGAACAATGCGCAGGTGAAATGCGCGGTTACCACAAACCCATCATGCTCGCCGGCGGCGTCGGCAATATCGATGCAGAGCATTGCTTCAAACATGCGTTTGCACCCGGCACCCTGCTGATCCAGCTCGGCGGCCCGGGCATGCTGATCGGCCTCGGCGGCGGTGCGGCATCCAGCATGGACACCGGCACCAATGCCGAGAATCTCGATTTCGATTCGGTACAACGCGGCAATCCGGAAATGCAGCGCCGCGCACAGGAAGTCATCGACCGCTGCTGGCAACTGGGCAAAGACAATCCTATTCTGTCCATTCACGATGTGGGTGCTGGCGGCATTTCCAATGCGTTCCCGGAACTGGTCGATGGTGCAGGACGCGGCGCAACCTTCCAGCTGCGCGATGTGCCACTGGAAGAATCCGGCATGTCACCACGCGAAATCTGGTCAAATGAATCACAGGAACGTTATGTGCTCGCCATTGCGCCGGCCAGTCTGGAATCGTTCCGCGCCATGTGCGAACGCGAGCGCTGCCCGTTTGCCGTAGTCGGCGTCGCCACTGAAACAGCGCATTTAACCGTAAACGACAGTTTATTGCCGGAAACACCTGTCGATATGGACATGTCGGTGCTGCTGGGCAAACCGCCACGCATGACCCGCAATGTCACGCGCACGCAACCCCAGCTTGCCGTCTTCGATACCCGCGACATAACGCTTGCCGAAGCCGCAACCCGGGTATTACGTTTGCCCAGTGTGGCCTCCAAGTCGTTCCTGATAACCATTGGCGACCGTACTGTCGGCGGCTATACCGCACGCGATCAATTTGTCGGCCCTTGGCAGGTTCCGGTAGCCGATGTCGCCGTCACCACGATGAGCTATACCGGCCACTGCGGCGAGGCTTTTGCCGTAGGCGAACGCACACCGCTCGCCCTGATCAATGCTCCGGCATCAGGCCGCATGGCCATCGGCGAATCACTGACCAACCTTGCCGCAGCACGCGTAGCCCAGATAGGCGATATCAAACTTTCCGCAAACTGGATGGCAGCCGCAGGTTTCCCTGGCGAAGACGCTGCATTGTTTGATACGGTTAAGGCCGTTGGTCTGGAATTATGTCCTGCCCTGGGCATCAGTATTCCGGTAGGCAAGGATTCCTTGTCCATGCGTACGACCTGGCAGGAGAACGGCGTCGATAAAGCAGTCACTTCTCCCCTGTCGCTGATTATTACCGCTTTTGCGCCTACGCCCGACGCACGCCAGACACTGACGCCCCAATTACGCACCGATCAGGGTGAAACCGACCTCATCCTCATCGATTTGGGTTGCGGCCGTAACCGTCTAGGCGGTTCCGCATTGGCGCAAGTGTATAAACAGATTGGCAACATCAGTCCTGACGTTAATTCGCCGCGTCAGCTCAAGGCATTCTTTGAGACTATCCAGACACTGAATGCCGCTCAAAAATTGCTTGCCTATCATGACCGCTCTGATGGTGGTTTATGGGCAGCATTATGCGAAATGGCGTTCGCCGGACATTGCGGCATCACTGTCGATGCCGGCGAGTTATGCCAGGATCGTTTCCGCGTTGAAGTTGAAACAGAAGGCGCGGACGATGAAGCGCCACAAATCCCGAACGACCAGGACTACAGTGCACGCATTTTCGACGTGCTGTTTAATGAAGAACTCGGCGCAGTACTCCAGGTCAAGCGCGAATATACCGCCGATGTCATGCAAGCTTTCTTCCAGGCCGGGTTACGCAGCGAGTTCCATGTCATCGGCACACTGAATTCAGACGATCGCATCGTCGTCACCCGTAACGACAAGCCCATACTCGACTTCGACCGCACCAAGCTGCACGCGATCTGGAGCGAAACCAGTTATCGTATTCAGCGCCTGCGCGACAATCCCGCCTGCGCAGACAGCGAATTTGCTCAAATTCAGGAGCGTGACGACCCCGGCCTTGCCGTCGAACTGAGTTTCGACCCCGAACAAAGCATCGTTATCGGCGGCAATAAACCGCGCATAGCGATATTGCGCGAACAAGGCGTCAACGGCGAAGTGGAAATGGCAGCCGCATTCGACCGTGCCGGTTTCGATGCGGTCGACGTACATATGAGCGACATTATTTCAGGCCGTGTCAGTCTGGGTAATTTTCGCGGATTGGCCGCTTGCGGTGGTTTCTCTTACGGCGACGTATTGGGCGCTGGCGAAGGCTGGGCCAAGTCCATCCTGTTCAACCCGCGAGCGCGACATGAATTCGAAGCGTTTTTCAGTCGTACGGACAGTTTTGCATTAGGTGTCTGTAACGGCTGCCAGATGATGAGCAACCTCAAATCCATTATCCCTGGCGCTCAGCACTGGCCAAAATTCACGCGCAATCAATCCGAACAATTTGAAGCGCGCTTTGTCATGGTCGAAGTTACTGACAGTCCGTCCATTCTGCTTGGCGACATGATCGGCAGCAAAATGCCTGTCGTTGTCGCTCATGGCGAAGGCTATGCCAATTTCAGCCAGACTGGCGATGCCGGTCAGGTAATCGGCGCCATGCGTTTCGTGGACCATCACGGACGGCCTACCGAAGCCTACCCGCTCAATCCTAACGGCTCGGCAAATGGCTTGACGGGCGTTACCAGTACCGATGGCCGTTTCACCATCATGATGCCGCATCCTGAACGCGTATTCCGCGCCGTACAACATAGCTGGCATCCTGATTCCCTTCAGGAAAACGGCCCTTGGCTACGCCTGTTCCAGAATGCACGTCGTTGGGTAGGCTGA
- a CDS encoding Hsp20/alpha crystallin family protein, whose protein sequence is MANLTRYDPFDLTFEPFDNLFRGFIQPVRFENQPQQLQIKMDVKETDKNYAVHAEIPGVKKEDIHVAINGKQVSISAEVKKEKEEKEGAKVLRSERYYGKLYRSFTLDQDVDEATAVAKYTDGVLDLTLPKKKSSEAKKLTIQ, encoded by the coding sequence GTGGCAAACTTAACCCGTTATGATCCGTTTGACTTGACCTTCGAGCCTTTCGACAATCTGTTCCGGGGCTTTATACAGCCTGTACGTTTCGAGAATCAACCCCAACAATTACAAATCAAAATGGACGTAAAGGAAACCGATAAAAACTACGCGGTTCACGCTGAAATACCCGGTGTCAAAAAAGAAGATATTCACGTTGCGATCAATGGCAAGCAAGTCAGTATCAGCGCCGAAGTGAAAAAAGAAAAAGAAGAAAAAGAAGGTGCGAAAGTACTGCGTAGCGAACGCTATTACGGCAAGTTATACCGCAGCTTCACACTGGATCAGGATGTGGATGAAGCAACGGCTGTCGCAAAATACACTGACGGTGTGCTTGATCTGACCTTGCCGAAAAAGAAAAGCAGCGAAGCCAAAAAACTGACTATTCAATAA
- a CDS encoding NYN domain-containing protein, protein MTNPRMTAKMEAEEPALRLAVLIDADNAQAAIIEGLLAEIAGYGEASVKRIYGDFTSPASAQWKRVLNKHAIKPVQQFAYTTGKNATDSTLIIDAMDLLYTHRFDGFCIVSSDSDFTGLALRIREEGLTVLGFGEQKTPDAFRNACHKFIFTEVLRPVSATKTETVTAKSSASPKPKKTAPSSEKSAKSPVTAKEFPKEFVLQALENSCDDNGWANLGTFGSYLTKLKPDFDSRLYGFKKLSDLVKAKTELFETEERKSPNSDKKTLYLKIK, encoded by the coding sequence ATGACAAACCCACGCATGACAGCCAAAATGGAAGCGGAAGAGCCCGCGCTCAGGCTGGCGGTACTAATCGATGCGGACAATGCGCAGGCAGCCATTATTGAAGGTTTGCTGGCGGAAATCGCCGGCTATGGTGAAGCCAGCGTTAAGCGGATTTATGGCGATTTTACTTCCCCAGCCAGCGCGCAATGGAAAAGAGTGTTAAACAAACACGCTATTAAACCCGTGCAGCAGTTTGCATACACGACAGGCAAAAATGCGACCGACAGCACCTTAATCATCGATGCGATGGATCTGCTTTACACCCACCGTTTCGACGGCTTTTGTATCGTCTCCAGCGATAGCGATTTCACCGGCCTGGCGCTGCGTATTCGCGAAGAAGGACTCACCGTATTAGGTTTTGGTGAGCAGAAGACCCCCGATGCGTTTCGCAACGCATGCCATAAATTCATCTTCACCGAAGTATTGAGACCGGTATCGGCAACCAAAACCGAAACCGTGACCGCAAAGTCTTCCGCATCACCCAAACCGAAAAAAACCGCTCCATCGTCTGAAAAATCAGCAAAATCCCCTGTGACCGCCAAGGAATTTCCCAAGGAATTTGTTCTGCAAGCCCTTGAAAACTCATGCGATGACAACGGCTGGGCAAACCTCGGCACGTTTGGCAGTTATCTGACCAAATTGAAACCGGATTTCGATTCCAGATTATACGGTTTCAAAAAATTAAGCGACCTGGTAAAGGCCAAAACAGAGTTATTCGAAACCGAGGAACGCAAGTCGCCGAATTCCGATAAGAAGACACTCTATCTGAAGATAAAATAA
- a CDS encoding DNA-deoxyinosine glycosylase, translated as MSHITSFAPVENSAANILILGSMPGVASLRSGQYYAHPRNLFWRIMGTLIQLDPESPYEQRIEALRHARIALWDVLHSCKREGSLDTSIDKATQTPNDFGTFFLQHTHITHVFFNGTAAEQAYRTLVLPNMEINRIEYQRLPSTSPANASIPLERKLGAWQAICNARCPG; from the coding sequence ATGTCGCACATAACAAGCTTCGCCCCCGTCGAAAACAGCGCCGCAAACATATTGATCCTGGGCAGCATGCCGGGCGTTGCCTCGTTGCGTTCCGGACAATACTACGCACATCCTCGCAATCTCTTCTGGCGCATCATGGGTACGCTCATACAGCTAGATCCGGAATCCCCCTATGAACAACGTATTGAGGCATTACGACATGCGCGAATAGCGCTGTGGGATGTACTTCATTCATGCAAACGCGAAGGCAGCCTCGATACCAGTATCGACAAAGCCACGCAAACTCCGAACGACTTCGGAACATTTTTCCTGCAGCATACGCATATCACGCATGTATTTTTTAATGGCACTGCCGCTGAACAAGCTTATCGAACACTCGTACTCCCCAACATGGAAATAAACCGCATCGAATATCAGCGCCTGCCGTCAACCAGTCCCGCCAATGCATCCATACCACTGGAACGCAAGCTGGGAGCATGGCAAGCCATATGCAATGCGCGCTGCCCCGGATAA
- a CDS encoding OmpW family protein produces the protein MIRKNAVILLGLLASTAASADQGDWLVRARAISVQPQESSSLGLSVDNALVPEVDFSYFVTKNVAVELILGTSRHEVSLESTSLGKVSVLPPTLTAQYHFAPDATVRPYVGAGVNYTRFYSNDLKVGTQNVELDNNSWGGALQAGVDIAVGKNSFINLDIKKIYIKTDVALAGTKIDTLKLDPLVLGVGYGMKF, from the coding sequence ATGATAAGAAAAAATGCAGTCATTCTATTGGGCCTTTTGGCAAGTACAGCCGCGAGTGCGGATCAGGGGGATTGGCTGGTACGCGCGCGTGCGATCAGCGTTCAGCCGCAGGAAAGTTCATCTCTGGGCCTCAGCGTGGATAATGCACTGGTACCGGAAGTCGATTTCAGCTATTTTGTAACCAAGAACGTGGCGGTGGAATTGATTTTAGGCACTTCTCGTCATGAAGTATCCCTGGAGTCGACCAGTCTTGGCAAAGTGAGCGTGCTGCCACCGACATTGACTGCACAATACCATTTCGCGCCTGATGCAACAGTGCGTCCTTATGTGGGCGCCGGTGTCAATTACACGCGTTTCTATAGCAATGACCTGAAGGTGGGCACACAAAATGTGGAGCTGGATAACAATAGCTGGGGCGGGGCATTGCAAGCGGGCGTTGATATTGCAGTCGGAAAGAATTCCTTTATCAATCTGGACATAAAGAAAATCTACATTAAAACGGATGTCGCTCTGGCAGGAACGAAAATTGACACTTTGAAGCTGGATCCACTGGTTTTGGGCGTCGGCTACGGCATGAAATTTTAA